A DNA window from Jaculus jaculus isolate mJacJac1 chromosome 1, mJacJac1.mat.Y.cur, whole genome shotgun sequence contains the following coding sequences:
- the LOC123459371 gene encoding olfactory receptor 140-like, with product MINKMNVTEFILMGLTQKPQIQTILFLVLLITYIVTVTGNLLIVCTVNCSQTLNSPMYFFLAFLSLIDACYSSSIIPKMLVDLLSETKTITFNAYMIQLFVTHFLGASEIVLLVVMAYDRYVAICRPLHYVTRMNHHTCCLLVGVCWAVGFLHSFGQILVTFWISFCGPNVLDHFCCDIFPLIQLGCSDTFLLGLLVAVNGGVIPVITFVMLLMSYAVILCSLRTRSSAGRKKALSTCGSHITVVVLFFVPCIFMYLRPVATFPMDKAITVFYTLVTPMLNPIIYTARNAEVKHAIKILLKKHQNLYNK from the exons ATGATCAACAA AATGAATGTGACTGAATTCATTCTCATGGGACTGACTCAGAAGCCTCAGATACAGACAATTCTATTTTTAGTGTTACTTATCACCTACATTGTCACAGTCACAGGAAACCTGCTGATTGTGTGTACTGTAAATTGCAGCCAGACATTGAACTCTCCAATGTACTTCTTCTTAGCATTTTTGTCTTTGATTGATGCCTGCTATTCCTCATCCATAATTCCTAAAATGCTAGTTGACTTATTGTCAGAGACAAAGACCATCACATTCAATGCCTATATGATACAACTATTTGTTACACATTTCTTAGGAGCTTCAGAGATTGTCCTTCTAGTGGTCATGGCATATgaccgctatgtggccatctgTAGACCTCTGCACTATGTCACCAGGAtgaaccaccacacatgctgcctCCTAGTTGGAGTATGTTGGGCAGTGGGTTTTCTCCACTCTTTTGGGCAGATCCTAGTTACTTTCTGGATCTCTTTCTGTGGTCCCAATGTCTTGGACCATTTCTGTTGTGACATTTTTCCTCTGATTCAACTGGGCTGCTCTGACACTTTCCTTCTTGGTCTTCTGGTCGCTGTCAATGGTGGGGTGATCCCTGTGATCACCTTTGTAATGCTGCTGATGTCCTATGCAGTAATCCTTTGCTCCTTGAGGACTCGCAGTTCTGCAGGAAGGAAGAAGGCCCTTTCTACCTGTGGCTCCCACATCACAGTTGTTGTGTTGTTCTTTGTGCCCTGCATTTTCATGTATCTGAGACCAGTGGCCACCTTTCCCATGGATAAAGCCATCACAGTGTTTTATACCCTTGTAACACCAATGTTAAATCCTATTATCTACACAGCAAGAAATGCAGAGGTTAAACATGCCATTAAAATACTATTAAAGAAGCATCAAAACTTGTATAATAAATGA